CAGACATAACAGATTATTCTTTACTATCAATTTGTAATCGTCCGTTACGCCCTTACTAACCCGAAGGTGACGGCGGTATTTCTACTCGTCAAAatagaaattggaaatttccCTAGTAGAACTGCTCCGGAATAATGTTTTTCGTGTTACAGTAATGTAAATGACTCTGCTCCGGAATAATGTCACCTATTTCTATCTCTTTTTAATCCAATTCagtgaaaacataaaacaaagACAAAGCGATGGAATATTTCCGTGAAACTTCCGTGGAATCATTCCATCGCTTTGTCTTTGTCTTGTGTATGCactgaattgaattaaaaggAGATAGAAATAGGTGACATTATTCCGGAGCAGAGTCATTTACATTACTTTAACACGTAAAACTACTTTCGACTagaaaaattaccattaaatgAGTTTATCAAAAACTGACAACAGCCTCTATATAAGCCTGACATGAGAGACCCGGGCTACATATTTTGCATATTGCTCGTCTGCGAAAGATTCAATGCCACTTCTCAGTTTTACCTATACGAAACCCCGTTCAAAGATAAAAGTactgatttcatttcaaatctgtTCTAGTGCCTCTGTGTACAGCATGTTGTGTCTAGGAATTCACAATAGGGGAATtccgttcattttatttatactgagtatatcgcgtatattctgatgagtatatccagtatatcgagtataagtcGCACGTGTAGCCACatgtagaaaaatgaaattttttacgcgatggatttcgatcaaacaaCATGCCAGTGTATAGCTTGTGATCTCAGGAGTCTGGcaaggtaattagtttttcaataggaccaatatcggctgagcgataagactttggaaaatgtttgtttttgtatgcGATTGGCACATGATTTCATAGTCTTATCGCTAAGCCGATATtagtccgattgaaaaactaattaccttgccagactcctgagatcgcaagctacacactggcattttgtttgatcgaaatccgtcgcgtaaaaaatttcatttttctaaatgaGGCGGTTATCAAACAAATGCgacttatactcgatatacggaatatacgaagatatactcgatatactggatatactcagaatatacgcgatatactcagtataaataaaatgaacggaATTCCCCTAATATATcagaaaatttcatcaatatAATGGTATGAAATTTGACGCTTCTGCATCACGAAAAATGTCTCCACAAAAGATTCACCTGAGTCTTTCTTCCATATAGTAGTCAAGAAATAGCTATTAGAGTGGATTTTCAACCgctaaaatttgtaaatgtttCTCTTCCCACTGAGTGTCTCCATCTGTTGGATTGTTATGATATTACACCAACAGTAAAATGACATTCGATCGAGGTGATAAGGAAACGTCACCATAACTCAGAAATTCATTCATGTTTTTGCTGCTACTGAGTGTCTAATTAGTCGAATTAGTGAGATATTTAACTGATTGTagtaattcaaataaataatttacgaTGTCGGACGTAAAAGTTTCCTCGCGAGCatacacaaaaataattcttcatGCAGCAAAGTACCCACACGCTGCCGTAAATGGTATTCTGTTAGCACCGAAAGATAAGTCGAAAAACCAATACATCATCGATGCCATTCCTCTATTTCATCAGTGCCTAAACGTGACACCTATGGCAGAAGTGGCCTTAGTTCAGGTAATTTAATTGATGCAAACAGTCGTAATGTCATAATCCACACTGTTATATCAAAGGTGGAAGCAATGGCTGCACAGGAAGGTTTACAAATTGCTGGTTACTATGCGGCTGCAgagaatttcaatgaaaatagcATTGAAAAAATTCCCGGCGCCCGAGTCGCTGAGAAAATATCCGAACAGATAGGGAATGCTCTTTGCGTCATGGTATATGAGCCGATGAATTTGATAGATCCCAAAACTTACCTGACTACAATTTTAGGTCGACAATAAATCAATGAGCTTGAACATGGATCGTCCGGCAATAAAGGTCTGGCAAAACGTGGACAGTCGTTGggtgaaaacaaatttcagcTTAGACCTAAGTGAATCGACTTTGGATGCCGTATCGTCGCTGCTGCAGAAAGGCGCCATGAAAGATCTATCCGATTTCGACAATTATTTGGACAACGTTGAAAATGACTGGTTGAACGGTCACTTAAACAGAGATCTAAAGCAATTGCTAGCTATGTATTAGATGTCATAGGATTTCATTCATCAATTGATTTTTACTGCATTTGTATTCGATAAGTGTGGAAGTACTAAATTATATCCAGTTCGATAGGGTTTGAATGGCAAGTGTTTCTTTTTCAATCAGAAGAATGAATATGCATAAAGTGTCCCTGACGAAGCAGCTGATGTACTACGGAAACGTAATTGAGAATTACAATGAACAAGATACAGTCAATCAAAAACTTATTTCTGGTAAGTCAACTATCATCACAGATAGCCCTCTCAGTGTGTCCTTTGCTTAttcgaaaatgaactttttatggacagaaaattgaatttaaacgTTTCGTCCCAAACGCCTTTAATCGCCTTCGTCTTGTGcttacaaaaattgtcgtcaatcaattacaaaccgTCATGGTCCGGCGGATGCCCCGGCCTTCTTGCGTTCCAATTCGACTGGATGTGCTCGCTTGCGATGCGAGTACATATTCGCATTTGACCGGAACGTTTTCGTGCAAAACGTACACTTATACAGATCGGTGATGCCTGCGTGTATAGCCACATGCTCCTATTTAATACAAAGAGACGTACAAAAGTCATATGTTCCGTTCACCAAAAGAATGGCTTTCTGTACCTTTAGCACTTGCTGTTTTTTGAACATCTTACCGCATATTGTACATTCCAGTGATGCCACTCTATGTGCACTTCGTATATGAGCTCGAAGTGCACGTATGTTACTAGACACTCGGCCACATACCTTCAAGAAATATTAGATTTAATCAAAGCCAATACAACACCGATATAACCACGCACTCACCCCACAGGTCTCTGTTTTGCTGTTGTGCCAAAGGATATGCTTTTTCAAGCTATCTTTGTGCTTCAACCATTTTCCACACACATCGCATTGCACTTTCTGCGAAATGTTTGTGTGGAAGTTGATGTAGTGCTTTTCGTAGGACTTGCCAGATTTGAATGGTTTCGCACACAGTTCGCATATGTGTGAATGAATGTTGTGATGGACACGTTTTATGTGGCTTTTCAGAAATGAAACGTTCACAAACCTGAAAGGAATTGATGTCGGTTTTTTAAAAGGCGATCGAGTTAGACTGTATGTGCAGGCGGTCATACCTAAAACGGCACATGTGACACTCGAACTTCTTGTCTTCGTCCTTAACGTGATTAACTGAAAATATCAATTCATTAGTGACTAATAACGCGGAGGTCACTTCAACGGGATATACCTTTCATATGAGACCTGAGTAAGTAGCTTTTAGCAAAGGATCTGATGTTAACCGGTGATGgagttgaaaaattgaagttaGTGACGAggaaaattaacgaaattggaattttttaccGTTTGCAAATATCACACTGAAATTGCCGTTCGTCTTCGGGCGAATGTACGTTACGAATGTGGTCACGAAGACTAATTTTATCTGTGCAGCATTTCTGACAAAATGTACATCTAAAACGGGAAAAAATCAAGCAAAGCAGCAGATTGAAAATTAGGCTCGTGATTACGAGCATAAGAATGGAAGGAAGAGAAACGTTCTGAAGGGAAGTTATAACCTCAAGAATTAACTCTGAATTTATGGCTGTGACGGAAGAGCTTGCCTTTCTTATTATTTAATTCTGTTCCTATCAAACTGATGCTGTATTTAAATCGCTTAAACAAAACCTTTCAACACTCACTTGAATGACTCCGGATCGTCGTGCCAGATGCAATGCTGTACCGCTTtgtacattttgaaaaattttctgtcACAACAATACAAGTATCCTGCCTGATTATGGACTTTCAGGTGATGTAGTTGAGCATCACGGAATAGCGCATACGGTTCTGTGCACAAGTCACACTGCATTAGGAAGCGATTCCGGATCATTTCGTTTTCTTTGTCGAAATTAATTCGAGGTTTTCTGGTGGGTTTTTCCTCCGTTGATTCATTGTTGTGTCCCTTTCTCTGATGAGCGCTGAGATAATGTCgctttgaaaatgttttatcgcATCCATCACAACTGAATACTTTGTCGATTTCTGGAGCGTGACAAAGGTTTGAGTGATCGCGTAGTCTGTATTTGTCACTGAATGTCTTTGGGCACTGGGTACACCTAGAAATCAGATTTCAAGATCTTAATATCAGACGACTGTAACGCAAATTCATGAATGTACTCACTTGAAACTATCTGGATTCTTGTGCCATTCACAATGTTGTAGCATGTGTTGAAgtctgaagaattttttgctgCAGCAAATCAGATATCCTTTGTCGAGATCATGAACTTCTTTGTAGTGCTGGTTTGTATCCCTATATGATGACAATATTACATCGCAAAGATCACAGGCCATGTTGAAGTATTTAGATAAAAGTGATGAATGAGAATCGgttttgaatttcttcgtAAGTGTTTCTGCTGAGGTCGTTGTAGATGCTACATTTTTACGTTTAAGTTGTTTGTTCTCTCTA
The sequence above is drawn from the Bradysia coprophila strain Holo2 chromosome IV unlocalized genomic scaffold, BU_Bcop_v1 contig_144, whole genome shotgun sequence genome and encodes:
- the LOC119071181 gene encoding zinc finger protein 454-like, producing the protein MDNKQFISVNELNTLNICLLCLETNDNLVEIFGKKGIELNIAVILQKHFWFELSSTSTSDEKNICGGCWKNVETFHHFYDFVKSTHEERCVREIKSIDVDAQIEMVDIIKADPDADIKEDLNESYNIACSTDTDHFKSEEDSVSSSDSLDRENKQLKRKNVASTTTSAETLTKKFKTDSHSSLLSKYFNMACDLCDVILSSYRDTNQHYKEVHDLDKGYLICCSKKFFRLQHMLQHCEWHKNPDSFKCTQCPKTFSDKYRLRDHSNLCHAPEIDKVFSCDGCDKTFSKRHYLSAHQRKGHNNESTEEKPTRKPRINFDKENEMIRNRFLMQCDLCTEPYALFRDAQLHHLKVHNQAGYLYCCDRKFFKMYKAVQHCIWHDDPESFKCTFCQKCCTDKISLRDHIRNVHSPEDERQFQCDICKRSFAKSYLLRSHMKVNHVKDEDKKFECHMCRFRFVNVSFLKSHIKRVHHNIHSHICELCAKPFKSGKSYEKHYINFHTNISQKVQCDVCGKWLKHKDSLKKHILWHNSKTETCGVCGRVSSNIRALRAHIRSAHRVASLECTICGKMFKKQQVLKEHVAIHAGITDLYKCTFCTKTFRSNANMYSHRKRAHPVELERKKAGASAGP
- the LOC119071317 gene encoding ER membrane protein complex subunit 8/9 homolog; this translates as MSDVKVSSRAYTKIILHAAKYPHAAVNGILLAPKDKSKNQYIIDAIPLFHQCLNVTPMAEVALVQVEAMAAQEGLQIAGYYAAAENFNENSIEKIPGARVAEKISEQIGNALCVMVDNKSMSLNMDRPAIKVWQNVDSRWVKTNFSLDLSESTLDAVSSLLQKGAMKDLSDFDNYLDNVENDWLNGHLNRDLKQLLAMY